ACCTTTATTTATTATCTTTAAAAATATAAATTATTATTAAGTATATTCATTATTGTAAATTTTATATAAATTAGTATAAAAGAATATAAAAAAATAAAAATATAAAATATAATTCTAAGATATAAAAATAATTAATATTTAATTGCTATTTAAATATTCCTCTATTTTTTCAGCAATTGATTCATAAGTCCATTTTAATTTATTTTCATCTCTTTCAAGAAGCGTAGTTCTAAATCCGTTTAATTCAGAGTTAAATGAGGACATAGGAACCACACAAATACCAGAGGATGCCAATAAATTATAAACAAACTTCCTATCGTGTTTATGACCTTTTGAAACATTTTCAATGTATTTTTGTAATTCTTTATTTTCTATTTTTAAACTTTGGCTGTTATTTAATTTGTCCTCCTCAAATACCACAGTAGAATAAAATGCCCCATTAGTTTTATTTATCGTAATTCCATCAATTTTATTTAATTTATTATATGCAAAGTTTGACGCCTTTTCATAGTAATTATTTCGCTCTTTTAAATATTGTTTGAATTTAGGAGCTCCCATTATTTCGGGTATTACCTTTTGAGGTAGCGTAGTGGAGCATACCTCCACCATCTTAAATTTAACTATTCCGTCAATATATCTTTTAAATAATGGGTCTTTATCGTAGTTATATGTCTCCATCCAACCACATCGAGCCCCGGGCCAGGGTAATTCTTTGGATATTCCTTTTAAAGATATTCCGCAAACATCATCAATTACTTCCGATAAATTCGTATGTTTTTTACCATTATAAACTAAATTATGGTATATTTCATCACATAATATAAATAAATCATATTCATTTGCCAAATCAACTATTTCGTCAAGGGTTTTCTTTGAATAAACTGCACCAGTAGGATTTCCAGGGTTTATAATTAATATTCCTGATACTGTGGGGTTGTATTTTACTTTATTTGTCAAA
The window above is part of the Methanococcus aeolicus Nankai-3 genome. Proteins encoded here:
- a CDS encoding pyridoxal phosphate-dependent aminotransferase, coding for MRTDITHEGANELTYEIREITEVAKTVEKHGINITWENIGDPIIKGEKIPEWMKEIIANTLMDDYSYGYCPTKGLLETREFIADETNRKNGAQITPEDILFFNGLGEAITKIYGLLKKESRVIGPSPAYPTHSSAEGLHSRCHPLMYRMDENDNWNPDIDDLTNKVKYNPTVSGILIINPGNPTGAVYSKKTLDEIVDLANEYDLFILCDEIYHNLVYNGKKHTNLSEVIDDVCGISLKGISKELPWPGARCGWMETYNYDKDPLFKRYIDGIVKFKMVEVCSTTLPQKVIPEIMGAPKFKQYLKERNNYYEKASNFAYNKLNKIDGITINKTNGAFYSTVVFEEDKLNNSQSLKIENKELQKYIENVSKGHKHDRKFVYNLLASSGICVVPMSSFNSELNGFRTTLLERDENKLKWTYESIAEKIEEYLNSN